Proteins co-encoded in one Actinomycetota bacterium genomic window:
- a CDS encoding M48 family metallopeptidase encodes MWDLYRKNTRRSILLIAGFVLVVLAMGWLFGYLFDGGFIGVPIAAVVATLMTWLSYRSGDKIVLAVSRAREVTHDQEPRLHNIVDGLCIAAGIPKPKVYVVEDAAPNAFATGRDPAHASIAVTRGLLEKMNRVELEGVVGHELAHVKNRDTLVMAVAATLLGIVVLVSDWTLRAMFWGGGRRRGRDGGGGGAAVFALVGLALAILMPIIAQVIRATISRQRESLADVSGVQYTRYPPGLISALEKLRDDRTVVRSASRATAALWIESPLQREQGFFGWLNRLFDTHPPLDERIKILKEI; translated from the coding sequence ATGTGGGACCTCTACCGGAAGAACACGCGACGCTCGATCCTCCTCATCGCTGGTTTCGTTCTCGTCGTTCTCGCGATGGGCTGGCTCTTCGGCTACCTGTTCGACGGCGGGTTCATCGGGGTGCCGATCGCGGCGGTGGTCGCGACGTTGATGACGTGGCTCTCGTACCGGAGCGGCGACAAGATTGTGCTCGCCGTCAGCAGGGCGCGCGAGGTCACGCACGACCAAGAACCGAGGCTCCACAACATCGTCGACGGGCTTTGCATCGCGGCCGGGATACCGAAGCCGAAGGTCTACGTCGTCGAGGACGCCGCGCCGAACGCCTTCGCGACCGGCCGCGATCCGGCGCACGCTTCGATCGCCGTCACCCGCGGGCTGCTCGAGAAGATGAATCGCGTCGAGCTCGAAGGCGTCGTCGGCCACGAACTCGCGCACGTGAAGAACCGCGATACGCTCGTGATGGCCGTCGCGGCGACACTGCTCGGCATCGTCGTGCTCGTGAGCGACTGGACGCTGCGGGCCATGTTCTGGGGAGGCGGCCGCCGTCGCGGGCGCGACGGAGGCGGTGGTGGCGCGGCGGTGTTCGCGCTCGTGGGCTTGGCTCTGGCCATCCTGATGCCGATCATCGCGCAGGTGATCCGGGCGACGATAAGCCGCCAGCGCGAGTCGCTCGCCGACGTGTCCGGTGTGCAGTACACGCGGTATCCGCCCGGGCTGATCTCGGCGCTTGAGAAGCTGCGAGACGATAGAACGGTGGTTCGCTCTGCGTCGCGCGCCACCGCAGCGCTGTGGATCGAGTCGCCCCTACAGCGCGAGCAAGGCTTCTTCGGCTGGCTCAACCGCTTGTTCGACACGCATCCGCCGCTCGATGAGCGGATCAAGATCTTGAAGGAGATCTGA
- a CDS encoding LemA family protein yields MTALWIVLGVVALLLIIGITIYNRLVRYRNQIDNAWSQIDVQLRRRYDLIPNLVNTVKGYAAHEKQTFENVTAARAAGIAAKTVGEQAQAENMITQALRQLMAVVENYPDLKANQNFLALQEELTGTEGRIAFARQFYNDQVLSFNNLVQQFPSAIVASMGGFKIREFFETEDAAAGPVQVQF; encoded by the coding sequence ATGACCGCGTTGTGGATCGTCCTCGGCGTCGTGGCGCTGCTGCTCATCATCGGCATCACGATCTACAACCGTCTCGTCCGGTACCGCAACCAGATCGACAACGCCTGGTCGCAGATCGACGTGCAGCTCCGGCGCCGGTACGACTTGATCCCGAACCTCGTCAACACGGTGAAAGGCTACGCGGCGCACGAGAAGCAGACGTTCGAGAACGTAACCGCCGCGCGTGCGGCCGGGATCGCGGCGAAGACCGTCGGGGAGCAAGCTCAGGCGGAGAACATGATCACCCAGGCGCTGCGGCAGCTGATGGCAGTCGTCGAGAACTACCCCGACCTGAAGGCCAACCAGAACTTCCTCGCGCTGCAGGAGGAGCTGACCGGCACCGAAGGACGGATCGCCTTCGCTCGCCAGTTCTACAACGATCAGGTTCTGAGCTTCAACAACCTCGTGCAGCAGTTCCCTTCGGCGATCGTCGCGTCGATGGGGGGGTTCAAGATCCGCGAGTTCTTCGAGACCGAGGACGCGGCCGCCGGCCCGGTCCAGGTTCAGTTCTAG